Proteins encoded by one window of Pseudomonas sp. LS44:
- a CDS encoding type I secretion system permease/ATPase, with protein MDSEVSRPTLGRDPRGQLDDPLLDSLLQLCQLHQKAASRAMLTSGLPLPEQRLSAELLPRAAVRAGLQGRVLARRLERIPLIALPAMLLLREGRSAVLLGWSEKGEARLLLSESDGGEVRVTRELLAEDYSGQAFFAQPQHQYDLDQGGMIPRAQSWFRDTLKRSRWLYIDAVAASLLINLIGLGAPLFVMNVYDRVVPNQAAATLWVLAIGISGAYLFDLLLKTLRGLCLDLAGKKTDLIISATLFERIVGMAMKFRPARVGSFAQNIHEFQTLRDFLASLTLASVIDLPFTLLIILVIGLLGGPLVWIPLLAFPLAAGIGWLLQKPLAETMNRTMALAAERQSSLIETLAGLDAVKVNNAESERQYQWEQTIGTLSRLELRVKMLSSLALNITQFIQQFAGVAIIVAGVYLIIAGELSMGGLIACYMLNGRALGPLNQLSGLIVRYQQARLTMHSVDQMMTLPQERQQGDRPLARRTMQGAIEMRQLDFTYPNQQTLALRNVNLVIRPGERVGIIGRSGSGKSSLAKLIVGLYQPNEGSLLVDGVDMRQLDISELRYNIGYVPQDIQLLSGTLRDNLVSGARYVEDEQVLQAAELAGVHEFVRHHPQGYEMQVGERGQQLSGGQRQNVAMARALLLDPPILLLDEPTSGMDNTGEERLKQRLEAVIANKTVLLVTHRASMLSLVDRMIIIDKGQIIADGPKAAVMEALKRGQISVA; from the coding sequence GTGGATTCAGAAGTCAGTCGTCCAACCCTCGGCCGTGATCCACGCGGCCAGCTCGATGATCCGCTGCTCGACAGCCTGTTGCAGCTTTGTCAGCTGCATCAAAAAGCTGCCAGTCGAGCCATGCTCACCAGCGGTTTGCCGCTTCCCGAACAGCGCCTGAGCGCCGAACTGCTGCCTCGCGCAGCAGTGCGGGCAGGGTTGCAGGGGCGCGTGTTGGCGCGTCGGCTGGAGCGGATTCCGCTGATCGCTCTGCCGGCCATGCTGCTCCTGCGCGAAGGGCGCAGTGCTGTGTTGTTGGGCTGGAGCGAGAAGGGCGAAGCACGTTTGCTGCTCAGCGAAAGCGATGGCGGCGAAGTGCGCGTTACGCGGGAGCTGCTTGCCGAGGATTACAGCGGCCAGGCGTTCTTTGCTCAGCCGCAGCATCAATACGATCTCGATCAGGGCGGCATGATCCCGCGTGCGCAGTCCTGGTTTCGCGACACCCTCAAGCGTTCGCGCTGGCTGTACATTGACGCCGTCGCGGCGAGTCTGCTGATCAACCTGATCGGTCTGGGCGCGCCGTTGTTTGTGATGAATGTTTACGACCGCGTGGTGCCCAACCAGGCCGCCGCGACCCTCTGGGTGCTGGCCATCGGTATCTCCGGTGCCTATCTGTTCGACTTGCTGCTCAAGACCTTGCGCGGTCTATGTCTGGACTTGGCGGGCAAGAAGACCGACCTGATCATTTCCGCGACGCTGTTCGAACGCATCGTCGGCATGGCGATGAAGTTTCGTCCGGCCCGCGTGGGCAGCTTTGCGCAGAACATCCACGAATTTCAGACTCTGCGCGATTTCCTCGCCTCGTTGACGCTGGCCAGCGTGATCGACTTGCCGTTCACCCTGCTGATCATTCTGGTTATCGGCCTGCTCGGCGGGCCGCTGGTGTGGATCCCGCTGCTGGCCTTCCCGCTGGCCGCAGGAATTGGCTGGCTGCTGCAGAAGCCGCTGGCCGAGACCATGAACCGCACCATGGCCCTGGCCGCCGAACGGCAGTCGAGCTTGATCGAAACCCTGGCGGGGCTCGACGCGGTCAAGGTCAACAACGCCGAAAGCGAACGCCAGTACCAGTGGGAGCAAACCATTGGCACCCTCAGCCGCCTCGAACTGCGGGTCAAGATGCTCTCCAGCCTGGCGCTGAACATCACCCAATTCATCCAGCAGTTCGCCGGGGTAGCGATCATCGTTGCCGGCGTCTATCTGATCATCGCCGGCGAACTGAGCATGGGCGGGCTGATCGCCTGCTACATGCTCAACGGTCGCGCGCTGGGGCCGCTGAATCAGCTGTCCGGGTTGATCGTGCGGTATCAGCAGGCGCGCCTGACCATGCATTCGGTCGACCAGATGATGACCTTGCCGCAGGAGCGCCAGCAGGGCGATCGGCCACTGGCGCGGCGCACCATGCAGGGCGCGATCGAGATGCGTCAGCTGGATTTCACCTATCCCAATCAGCAGACCCTGGCGCTGCGCAACGTCAACCTGGTGATCCGCCCCGGTGAGCGCGTCGGCATCATCGGCCGCAGCGGCTCGGGCAAGAGCTCGCTGGCCAAGCTGATTGTCGGTCTGTATCAGCCCAACGAGGGCAGCCTGCTGGTCGATGGCGTCGATATGCGTCAGCTGGACATCAGCGAGCTGCGCTACAACATCGGTTATGTGCCGCAGGACATCCAGTTGCTCAGCGGCACCCTGCGCGACAACCTGGTGAGCGGAGCGCGCTACGTCGAAGACGAGCAGGTGCTGCAGGCCGCCGAGTTGGCGGGGGTGCACGAATTCGTTCGGCATCATCCGCAGGGCTACGAAATGCAGGTTGGCGAGCGCGGTCAGCAGCTTTCCGGCGGACAGCGGCAGAACGTCGCCATGGCCCGTGCGCTATTGCTCGATCCGCCGATCCTGCTGCTCGATGAACCTACCAGCGGCATGGACAACACCGGCGAAGAACGCCTCAAACAACGCCTGGAAGCGGTGATCGCCAACAAGACCGTGCTGCTGGTGACCCACCGGGCCTCGATGCTCTCGCTGGTGGATCGGATGATCATCATCGACAAGGGCCAGATAATCGCCGACGGCCCGAAAGCGGCCGTGATGGAAGCGTTGAAAAGAGGGCAGATCAGTGTTGCCTAA
- a CDS encoding HlyD family type I secretion periplasmic adaptor subunit has product MRSYFRGGDAVSGQPLPEVGKALVEDAPRIVRLTIWGLIGFGVFLVGWAHFAVIDEVTRGEGKAIPSSKLQKIQNLEGGIVSELFVREGQVVEIGAPLLRLDATRFESNVGETEADRLAMFLRVERLSAEVEDRDLQISEQVIRSAPSQAASEQALFVSRRQQLHDEVAGLQEQLVQRQQELREFASKQEQFRNSLKLLRQEIAISEPLVAEGAISPVEVLRLKRAEVESRGQLDATGLAIPRAESAIKEVQRKIDETRGRFRSEALGQLNEARTDLSKAEATGKALEDRVNRTLVTSPVRGIVKQLLVNTIGGVIQPGSDLVEIVPLDDTLLVEARIRPQDIAFLHPGQKAMVKFTAYDYTIYGGLAADLEQIGADTITDDEGNSFYLIKLRTQKSHLGSEEQPLLIIPGMIASVDIMTGKKSILSYLLKPIIRARAEALHER; this is encoded by the coding sequence ATCCGCAGTTATTTTCGGGGTGGCGACGCGGTCTCTGGACAACCCTTGCCGGAAGTCGGCAAGGCACTGGTCGAGGACGCCCCGCGGATCGTGCGGTTGACCATCTGGGGCTTGATCGGCTTTGGCGTATTCCTGGTCGGCTGGGCGCATTTCGCGGTGATCGACGAGGTGACGCGCGGCGAAGGCAAGGCGATTCCGTCGTCCAAGCTGCAGAAAATTCAGAACCTCGAAGGCGGCATCGTTTCCGAACTGTTCGTCCGCGAAGGACAAGTAGTCGAGATCGGCGCGCCGCTGTTACGCCTGGATGCCACGCGCTTTGAGTCCAATGTCGGGGAAACCGAGGCGGACCGTCTGGCGATGTTCTTGCGCGTCGAACGTCTGAGCGCCGAAGTCGAGGACCGTGATCTGCAAATTTCCGAGCAGGTCATTCGCTCCGCACCCAGTCAGGCGGCCAGCGAACAGGCGCTGTTTGTCAGCCGCCGTCAGCAACTCCACGACGAAGTCGCCGGCCTGCAAGAGCAACTGGTGCAGCGTCAGCAGGAGTTGCGCGAGTTCGCCTCCAAGCAGGAGCAGTTCCGCAACAGCCTGAAATTACTCCGCCAGGAGATCGCCATCTCCGAGCCACTGGTCGCCGAGGGAGCGATTTCGCCGGTCGAAGTCCTGCGCCTGAAGCGCGCCGAGGTCGAGAGTCGTGGCCAGTTGGATGCCACCGGCCTGGCGATTCCGCGCGCCGAGTCGGCGATCAAGGAAGTCCAGCGCAAGATCGACGAGACTCGCGGGCGCTTTCGCAGCGAGGCGTTGGGCCAGCTCAACGAAGCGCGCACCGACCTGAGCAAGGCCGAAGCCACCGGCAAGGCGCTGGAGGATCGGGTCAACCGCACCCTGGTCACTTCGCCGGTGCGCGGCATCGTCAAGCAATTGCTGGTCAACACCATCGGCGGAGTGATTCAGCCGGGTAGCGATTTGGTCGAGATCGTGCCGCTGGACGACACCTTGTTGGTCGAAGCGCGCATTCGCCCGCAGGACATTGCGTTCCTGCATCCCGGGCAGAAGGCGATGGTCAAGTTCACCGCCTATGACTACACCATCTACGGCGGGCTGGCAGCGGACCTGGAACAGATCGGTGCCGACACCATCACCGATGACGAGGGCAACAGCTTCTATCTGATCAAGCTGCGGACCCAGAAAAGCCACCTGGGCAGCGAAGAACAACCGCTGCTGATCATCCCGGGGATGATTGCCTCGGTAGATATCATGACCGGCAAGAAAAGCATCCTCAGCTACCTGCTCAAGCCGATCATCCGCGCCCGCGCCGAGGCCTTGCACGAGCGTTGA
- the mmsB gene encoding 3-hydroxyisobutyrate dehydrogenase, which translates to MNKIAFIGLGHMGLPMARNLLKAGFELSVYDLLHSTMQELVGEGARAANDARDAVHQASVVISMLPASRHVEALYLGDDGLLAHITAGSLVLECSTIAPQSAQAVHRAAAELGIELLDAPVSGGTAGAAAGTLTFMVGGEASTLAKAQSLFQAMGKNIFHAGPAGSGQLAKVCNNQLLAVQMIGTAEAMALGVANGLDARTLAEIMRQSSGGNWVLERYNPWPGVMENAPASHAYSGGFMAELMAKDLGLAQETAQASGNSTPMGALALQLYRLLLRQGHGQEDFSVIQRLFGEPRPSEPDDSP; encoded by the coding sequence ATGAACAAAATCGCTTTTATCGGTCTCGGCCACATGGGCCTGCCCATGGCCCGCAATCTGCTCAAGGCCGGCTTTGAGCTGAGCGTCTATGACCTGCTGCACAGCACCATGCAGGAACTGGTTGGCGAAGGCGCGCGCGCCGCCAACGACGCACGGGATGCCGTGCACCAGGCGAGCGTGGTGATCAGCATGCTGCCCGCCAGCCGTCATGTGGAGGCCTTGTACCTTGGCGACGACGGCCTGCTGGCTCACATCACCGCCGGCAGTCTGGTGCTCGAATGCTCGACCATCGCGCCGCAATCGGCGCAAGCCGTGCACCGCGCGGCGGCCGAGTTGGGTATCGAGCTGCTCGATGCGCCGGTCTCCGGTGGCACCGCCGGCGCCGCGGCAGGCACCCTGACCTTTATGGTCGGCGGTGAGGCGAGCACTTTGGCGAAAGCCCAGTCGCTGTTCCAGGCGATGGGCAAGAACATCTTCCATGCCGGTCCAGCCGGCAGCGGCCAGTTGGCCAAGGTGTGCAATAACCAATTGCTCGCCGTGCAGATGATCGGCACCGCCGAGGCCATGGCGCTGGGCGTGGCCAATGGGCTGGACGCGCGCACGCTGGCGGAAATCATGCGCCAGAGCTCGGGCGGTAACTGGGTGCTGGAGCGCTACAACCCCTGGCCCGGAGTCATGGAAAACGCCCCGGCCTCGCATGCTTACTCGGGCGGCTTTATGGCCGAGCTGATGGCCAAGGACCTGGGCCTGGCCCAGGAAACCGCGCAGGCCAGCGGCAACAGCACGCCGATGGGCGCCCTGGCCTTGCAGCTTTACCGGCTGCTGCTCCGCCAAGGCCATGGCCAGGAGGATTTCTCGGTGATTCAGCGGTTGTTCGGCGAACCGCGCCCGAGCGAGCCAGACGACAGTCCGTAA
- a CDS encoding enoyl-CoA hydratase/isomerase family protein, with the protein MNVIFEELPCQHAARIGIATLDAEPSLNALSLPMIEALSSKLREWAADPAIVCVLLRGNGPKAFCAGGDVIKLIEACRTHPGEVPPLAMRFFADEYRLDYLIHTYPKPLICWAHGYVMGGGMGLMQGAGVRIVTPSTRLAMPEINIGLYPDVGGSWFLSRLPGKLGLFLGLTASHVNARDALDMDLADRFLTDDQQDALIDGLQQLNWQEQSALQLNSLLQALAHEAEQDMPEAQWAPRRDYIDHVLDVADLPSAWRAITALSDDQDPLLTRAAKTLAAGCPLTAHLVWEQIQRARHLSLREVFQLEYTMSLNCCRHPEFPEGVRARLVDKDNTPHWHWPDVTAIPEAVINAHFQPTWSGAHPLANL; encoded by the coding sequence ATGAATGTGATTTTCGAAGAGTTGCCCTGTCAGCACGCCGCCCGTATCGGTATCGCCACGCTGGATGCCGAACCGAGCCTCAATGCGCTGTCGCTGCCGATGATCGAGGCACTGTCCAGCAAGCTGCGTGAATGGGCGGCGGACCCGGCCATCGTCTGCGTGCTGCTACGTGGCAACGGGCCGAAGGCCTTCTGTGCCGGCGGCGATGTGATCAAGCTGATCGAGGCGTGTCGCACCCATCCCGGTGAAGTGCCGCCGCTGGCGATGCGCTTCTTCGCCGATGAATACCGCCTCGACTATCTCATCCACACCTATCCCAAACCGCTGATCTGCTGGGCGCACGGCTATGTGATGGGCGGCGGCATGGGCTTGATGCAGGGCGCTGGCGTGCGCATCGTCACGCCCAGCACGCGCCTGGCGATGCCGGAAATCAACATCGGCCTGTACCCGGATGTCGGCGGCAGCTGGTTCCTCAGTCGCCTGCCGGGCAAGCTCGGCCTGTTTCTCGGTCTGACCGCCAGCCATGTCAACGCGCGCGACGCTCTGGATATGGATCTGGCCGACCGTTTCCTCACCGACGACCAGCAGGACGCGCTGATCGACGGCCTGCAACAGCTGAACTGGCAGGAACAATCGGCCCTGCAACTGAACAGCCTGCTGCAAGCGCTGGCCCACGAGGCCGAACAGGACATGCCCGAAGCCCAGTGGGCACCGCGCCGCGACTATATCGACCACGTACTGGACGTCGCCGACCTGCCTAGCGCCTGGCGCGCCATCACCGCCTTGAGTGACGACCAGGACCCGCTGCTGACCCGCGCCGCCAAGACGCTTGCGGCGGGTTGTCCGCTTACCGCGCATCTGGTCTGGGAGCAGATCCAGCGCGCCCGGCATCTCTCGCTGCGTGAGGTCTTCCAGCTGGAATACACCATGAGCCTGAACTGCTGCCGGCATCCGGAGTTTCCCGAAGGCGTGCGCGCGCGCCTGGTCGACAAGGACAACACGCCACACTGGCACTGGCCCGACGTGACGGCGATTCCCGAGGCGGTGATCAACGCGCATTTCCAGCCGACCTGGAGTGGTGCGCATCCACTGGCGAATTTATAA
- a CDS encoding enoyl-CoA hydratase, with product MSNAVEPYQPGLFDLTHKLTVEKHGHTALLTINNPPANTWDRDSLIGLRQLVEHLNRDDDVYALVITGQGNKFFSAGADLKLFADGDKARAREMARRFGEAFETLRDFRGVSIAAINGYAMGGGLECALACDIRIAERQAQMALPEASVGLLPCAGGTQALPWLIGEGWAKRMILCGERIDAETALRIGLIEQLVDSGEARGHALLLAAKVARQSPVAVRAIKPLLQGAREREPNSWLAEERERFVDLFDAADTREGVNAFLEKRDAQWLNK from the coding sequence ATGAGCAACGCCGTCGAACCCTATCAACCCGGACTGTTCGATCTGACCCACAAGCTGACCGTCGAAAAACACGGGCACACCGCCCTGCTGACCATCAATAATCCGCCCGCCAACACCTGGGACCGCGACTCGCTGATCGGCCTGCGGCAACTGGTCGAGCATCTCAATCGCGATGACGATGTGTACGCCCTGGTGATTACGGGCCAAGGTAATAAATTCTTCAGTGCCGGCGCCGACCTTAAGCTGTTCGCCGATGGCGACAAGGCCCGCGCCCGAGAAATGGCCCGCCGCTTCGGCGAAGCCTTCGAAACCTTGCGCGATTTCCGCGGCGTGTCGATCGCCGCGATCAACGGCTATGCCATGGGCGGTGGCCTCGAATGCGCGCTGGCCTGCGACATCCGTATCGCCGAACGGCAGGCGCAGATGGCCCTGCCCGAAGCCAGCGTCGGCTTGCTGCCCTGCGCCGGCGGCACCCAGGCGTTACCGTGGCTGATCGGTGAAGGCTGGGCCAAACGGATGATCCTGTGCGGCGAGCGCATCGACGCGGAGACTGCCCTGCGCATCGGCCTGATCGAACAACTGGTCGACAGCGGCGAAGCGCGCGGCCACGCCCTGCTGCTCGCGGCCAAGGTCGCGCGACAAAGCCCGGTGGCGGTCCGCGCGATCAAGCCGCTGTTGCAGGGTGCCCGCGAACGGGAGCCGAACAGTTGGCTGGCTGAAGAGCGCGAACGCTTCGTCGATCTGTTCGATGCGGCCGACACGCGCGAAGGCGTCAACGCCTTCCTCGAGAAGCGCGACGCGCAGTGGCTCAACAAATAG
- a CDS encoding PaaI family thioesterase produces the protein MTQHHGYVHGAVVGFMIDSACAWAAASLVGDVVTSEYKVNLLAPAIGDKLICRGEVIKAGQRQVVTRADVFALRDGQEKIIATGLATIVRV, from the coding sequence TTGACCCAGCACCACGGCTACGTGCACGGCGCGGTGGTCGGCTTCATGATCGACAGCGCCTGCGCCTGGGCCGCCGCCTCGCTGGTCGGCGACGTGGTGACCTCGGAATACAAGGTCAACCTACTGGCGCCGGCGATCGGCGACAAGCTGATCTGCCGTGGCGAGGTGATCAAGGCCGGCCAGCGCCAGGTGGTGACCCGCGCCGATGTATTCGCGCTGCGTGATGGCCAGGAAAAGATCATCGCCACTGGTCTGGCGACCATCGTCCGGGTGTAA
- the ung gene encoding uracil-DNA glycosylase gives MSADERIKLEPGWKEALRGEFEQPYMHELRAFLQREKAAGKVIFPPGPLIFNALNSTPLDDVKVVIIGQDPYHGPGQAHGLCFSVQPGVAVPPSLQNIYKELKRDLNIDPPAHGYLQHWADQGVLLLNTSLTVEQANAASHAKAGWQHFTDRVIELVSQQREHLVFLLWGAHAQSKERLIDPTKHLILRSPHPSPLSAHRGFIGNGHFGRTNKFLAQQGLAPIDWRLPAQP, from the coding sequence ATGAGCGCCGACGAACGCATCAAGCTCGAGCCAGGCTGGAAAGAAGCCCTGCGCGGGGAATTCGAGCAGCCCTATATGCACGAGTTACGGGCCTTTTTGCAGCGCGAAAAAGCCGCCGGCAAGGTGATCTTTCCGCCTGGACCGCTGATCTTCAACGCGCTGAATTCCACGCCGCTGGATGACGTCAAGGTCGTCATCATCGGCCAAGACCCGTATCACGGACCCGGCCAGGCGCATGGCCTGTGTTTTTCCGTGCAACCGGGCGTGGCGGTGCCGCCGTCGTTGCAGAACATCTACAAGGAACTCAAGCGCGACTTGAATATCGATCCGCCGGCGCATGGTTATTTGCAGCATTGGGCGGATCAGGGTGTGTTGTTGCTCAACACTTCGCTGACGGTCGAGCAGGCCAATGCCGCCTCACACGCCAAGGCCGGCTGGCAGCACTTTACCGATCGGGTGATCGAGCTGGTCAGTCAGCAGCGCGAGCATCTGGTGTTTCTGCTCTGGGGTGCGCATGCGCAAAGCAAGGAGCGTTTGATCGACCCGACCAAGCATTTGATTCTGCGCTCACCGCATCCCTCGCCGCTGTCGGCGCACCGCGGTTTCATCGGCAACGGCCACTTCGGTCGCACCAACAAATTCCTCGCCCAGCAGGGGTTAGCTCCGATCGACTGGCGCCTTCCCGCTCAGCCCTGA
- a CDS encoding DUF6279 family lipoprotein, with protein MPNIRIALPLLLILALTSCSRLDLAYRNLDRLTLWWLDDYLDLTSTQKRWLEPQIQADLQWHCRTQLPAYVDWFGEQQRLLALGPLQPEEIEAQFSVLNHASRAIAERITPSSVELLRGLSAEQMENLDQRLEKDIQKLHEEYLEPPAQKQIATRVKRMEKRLRPWFGSLSDAQQARVQEWAAQTNATTPIWIDNRQRWRDAFMAAVDTRAAKDFPQRLSNLIQQRDSLWTPAYRESFPDMQRKLAELLADLLNGASDSQRAHLLTRLGALRDKIHSLDCQG; from the coding sequence ATGCCCAACATCCGTATCGCGCTGCCCCTGCTGCTCATCCTGGCGCTGACCAGCTGCAGTCGCCTGGACTTGGCCTACCGCAATCTCGACCGCCTGACGCTCTGGTGGCTCGACGACTACCTAGACCTCACCAGCACACAGAAACGCTGGCTGGAACCGCAGATTCAGGCCGATCTGCAATGGCATTGCCGCACCCAACTACCCGCCTATGTCGACTGGTTTGGCGAACAGCAACGCCTGCTCGCCCTAGGCCCGCTGCAGCCGGAGGAGATCGAAGCGCAATTTTCCGTGCTCAACCACGCCTCACGGGCCATCGCCGAACGCATCACCCCAAGCAGCGTCGAGTTGCTGCGCGGACTCAGCGCCGAGCAGATGGAAAACCTCGATCAGCGGCTCGAAAAAGACATTCAGAAACTCCACGAGGAATACCTCGAGCCGCCGGCGCAAAAGCAAATCGCCACCCGCGTCAAACGCATGGAGAAGCGCCTGCGCCCATGGTTCGGCAGCCTGAGTGATGCCCAACAAGCGCGTGTGCAGGAATGGGCCGCGCAGACCAATGCCACCACGCCGATCTGGATAGACAATCGCCAACGTTGGCGAGATGCCTTTATGGCAGCGGTAGACACCCGCGCCGCGAAGGATTTTCCGCAGCGCCTGAGCAACTTGATCCAGCAGCGCGACAGCCTGTGGACGCCGGCTTACCGCGAGTCATTCCCGGACATGCAGCGCAAGCTGGCCGAACTGCTCGCCGATCTGCTGAATGGCGCCAGCGACAGCCAGCGCGCCCATCTGCTTACGCGTCTCGGCGCGCTGCGCGACAAGATCCACAGCCTCGATTGTCAGGGCTGA
- a CDS encoding VOC family protein yields MIAYVTLGTRDMEKAKTFYGELLASMGAKLTVDMGRLALYGQERGKPMFGICSPYDGQPAQAGNGTMVALPVSTTEEVDALYAQALALGATDEGAPGQRMPTFYGAYVRDLDGNKLAFCKLG; encoded by the coding sequence ATGATTGCGTACGTAACCCTTGGTACCCGCGACATGGAGAAAGCCAAGACTTTTTATGGCGAACTGCTCGCCTCGATGGGCGCCAAGTTGACGGTCGATATGGGCCGTCTCGCCCTGTATGGCCAGGAGCGCGGCAAGCCGATGTTCGGCATCTGCTCGCCTTATGACGGCCAGCCGGCACAAGCGGGCAACGGCACCATGGTCGCCTTGCCAGTGTCCACTACCGAAGAAGTCGATGCCTTGTACGCCCAGGCCCTGGCTCTCGGCGCCACCGACGAAGGCGCGCCAGGGCAACGCATGCCAACCTTCTACGGCGCTTATGTGCGTGACCTGGATGGCAACAAATTGGCTTTCTGCAAACTAGGCTGA
- a CDS encoding HDOD domain-containing protein, whose protein sequence is MSKLAEKVQEELIQAIDNDELVLPTLPEVALKVREAAEDPDVSIAALSKVIGNDAALTARIIKVVNSPLLRTSREITDLQMAISRLGINYTCNLATGLAMEQMFQATSDVVDRKMREVWNKSTEIAGICHVLCKSYTRLMPDQATLAGLVHQIGVLPILTYAEESTMLLSDSISLNHVIERIHPIIGEKILRAWDFPEQIACIPNEHLNFSRNSAKVDYVDIVQVATLQSYLGSEHPYTQLDWSTIPAFAKLGLDPSTDLHADEDLSAAMEAAMSMLQ, encoded by the coding sequence ATGAGCAAACTTGCTGAGAAAGTCCAAGAGGAGCTGATCCAGGCCATCGACAACGATGAGTTGGTGCTGCCCACCCTGCCGGAAGTGGCCCTCAAGGTGCGCGAGGCAGCTGAAGACCCGGACGTCAGCATTGCCGCTTTGAGCAAGGTAATCGGCAACGATGCGGCCCTGACCGCGCGCATCATCAAGGTGGTGAACAGTCCGCTGCTACGCACCAGCCGCGAGATCACCGACTTGCAGATGGCAATCAGCCGCCTGGGTATCAACTACACCTGCAACCTGGCTACGGGCCTGGCCATGGAGCAGATGTTCCAGGCCACCTCCGATGTAGTCGATCGCAAAATGCGTGAAGTCTGGAACAAAAGCACGGAAATCGCCGGCATCTGCCATGTTCTGTGCAAAAGCTATACACGCCTGATGCCCGATCAGGCAACCCTCGCTGGCCTGGTGCATCAGATCGGTGTGCTGCCGATTCTCACCTATGCCGAAGAGAGCACCATGCTGCTGTCGGATTCGATCAGCCTCAATCACGTCATCGAACGTATCCATCCGATCATCGGTGAAAAAATTCTGCGCGCCTGGGACTTCCCGGAACAGATCGCCTGCATCCCCAACGAGCATCTGAATTTCAGCCGCAACTCGGCCAAGGTCGACTATGTCGACATCGTCCAAGTCGCCACACTGCAGAGCTACTTGGGCAGCGAGCATCCCTACACCCAGCTGGACTGGAGCACGATTCCGGCGTTCGCCAAACTGGGCCTCGATCCGAGCACGGACCTGCATGCCGACGAAGATCTGTCGGCAGCCATGGAAGCGGCGATGAGCATGCTTCAGTAG
- a CDS encoding folate-binding protein YgfZ, which translates to MADSALFCTLSHEGVLAVRGPDASKFLQGQLTCNLDYLNDANAGLGARCTPKGRMLSSFRILSTADGYLLAMANELLEPQLSELKKYAVFSKVTLADESAQWQRFGLLNADQALTALGLEPPCEVSQISRHDGLIAIRLNAGHTELWAPVSAAQAVKDQLKTVAAEAPLNEWLLGQVRAGIGQVFGATRELFIPQMINLQAVGGVSFKKGCYTGQEIVARMQYLGKLKRRMYRLSLPSGELPALACELFSPVHRSSVGEVVLAAQAEQGIELLAVLQEDAASDGRIHLGSEDGPLLSLLELPYVLDRDREIQR; encoded by the coding sequence ATGGCCGACTCCGCACTTTTCTGCACGCTTTCCCATGAGGGCGTTCTAGCCGTTCGCGGCCCCGACGCCAGCAAGTTCCTGCAGGGTCAATTGACCTGCAACCTCGACTACCTGAATGACGCCAACGCCGGACTTGGTGCTCGCTGCACCCCCAAGGGCCGCATGCTGTCGAGCTTTCGCATTCTCAGTACCGCGGACGGCTACCTGCTGGCCATGGCCAATGAGCTGCTGGAGCCCCAGCTCAGTGAGCTGAAAAAATACGCCGTGTTTTCCAAGGTCACGCTGGCCGACGAGAGCGCCCAATGGCAGCGCTTCGGCTTGCTCAATGCCGATCAAGCGCTCACTGCCTTAGGCCTGGAGCCGCCCTGCGAGGTCAGCCAGATCTCTCGCCATGATGGATTGATCGCCATCCGCCTGAACGCTGGCCACACCGAGCTATGGGCGCCGGTCAGCGCCGCTCAAGCCGTCAAGGATCAACTGAAAACAGTCGCAGCCGAAGCGCCCCTCAACGAATGGCTGCTCGGGCAAGTACGCGCCGGCATTGGCCAGGTGTTCGGCGCCACGCGCGAGCTGTTCATCCCGCAGATGATCAACTTGCAGGCGGTCGGCGGGGTTAGCTTCAAGAAAGGCTGTTACACCGGCCAGGAAATCGTCGCGCGCATGCAGTACCTGGGCAAACTCAAACGCCGCATGTATCGCCTGAGCCTGCCCAGTGGCGAGTTGCCGGCACTGGCCTGTGAACTGTTTTCCCCGGTGCACCGCTCGAGCGTCGGCGAAGTGGTGCTTGCCGCGCAGGCCGAGCAAGGCATCGAATTGCTCGCTGTGTTGCAGGAAGACGCCGCCAGCGATGGCCGCATCCATCTGGGCAGCGAAGATGGGCCACTGCTGAGTTTGCTCGAATTGCCTTACGTCCTGGATCGCGACCGTGAAATCCAGCGCTAA
- a CDS encoding succinate dehydrogenase assembly factor 2, whose protein sequence is MADNTELNRLFWHSRRGMLELDVLLVPFVKEVYSNLDPEDQERYRKLLECEDQDMFGWFMQRCEPEDADLRRIVRMILDRVQPK, encoded by the coding sequence ATGGCCGACAATACTGAACTGAATCGACTCTTTTGGCACAGCCGCCGCGGCATGCTCGAACTGGATGTGCTGCTGGTGCCCTTCGTCAAAGAGGTGTACTCGAACCTCGATCCGGAAGATCAGGAGCGCTACCGCAAGCTCTTGGAGTGCGAGGATCAGGACATGTTCGGCTGGTTCATGCAGCGCTGCGAGCCGGAAGACGCCGATCTGCGCCGCATCGTCCGCATGATTCTGGATCGTGTCCAACCCAAGTAA